From Bacteroidota bacterium, a single genomic window includes:
- a CDS encoding TonB-dependent receptor — protein sequence MNFKTIFLSLILILNYSEYAIAQLGVGGLGGGNAAKVYDGKISGRVIDASTNLPVEFATIALINKENNRATDGAVTDEQGEFKIKNLKNGNYKLNITFIGYITFEIDSIDISEKKTNYNLGKIVLQPDQKLLKEAVVEGEVSLIENKIDKIVFNASKDITTKGGNAGDVLKKVPMVSVDLEGNVMLRGTTNIRVLINNKPSSIMASSVADAMKMIPADEIDKVEVITNPSAKYDAEGTGGIINIITKKKNMEGLSGSFNLGLGTRSSNLFSNLNYRKGRVGVGGGIGGFGYFGLGNSVALRQNETPAGDFYLKQTGDNQNTGAGPFAQLNFDIDLSSRNSIAINSRLNNFFNWSNTQVGNFASANNESFAFLFDRDTRNKTRSIGLDVSVDYKRSFKNPDKEFSISGQVTNNNRNVGYDAQQFNNANTLTLDETSLNKAVNREYTLQADYVLPINKKIEFETGAKGIRRNVNSEFDFELFDFVTQQYNYDSIRSNKFDYDQDVLAAYAQSSFKIKTKYGIKAGVRYERTIINGDFSRKDNVLFTQDYDNIIPSITVSYTGKKKNTFKLSYTQRIQRPSMQFLNPYVNDADPKNISYGNPALDPELSHSFETGYNFFKGFSSINTSLYHRRTNNAIENIRFVNSNNALVSTYANIGKNTSTGATIGGNYMYQMKLMIGGNFNVFYYTVKSTNDTIDLTNDGINYSINFFGSYTFKNGWGIQSYCNFNGPRYTVQGKATSFFYYSLGSRKEFKNKKGGWGIGLDNFATPFINFKSEYNDPRFTSTSNNRILFLGIRFSVDYRFGKMEFKNNDKKKKIKNDDLKQGEGDGMR from the coding sequence ATGAATTTCAAAACAATTTTTCTCAGTCTAATCCTTATTCTAAATTATTCAGAATATGCGATTGCGCAATTGGGTGTAGGCGGCCTTGGTGGAGGTAATGCTGCAAAGGTGTATGATGGCAAAATATCTGGCCGCGTGATAGATGCCTCAACAAACTTGCCTGTTGAGTTTGCTACCATTGCCCTAATTAATAAAGAAAATAACCGTGCTACCGATGGTGCAGTTACTGACGAACAAGGCGAGTTCAAAATTAAAAATCTTAAAAACGGCAATTACAAACTCAACATTACTTTTATTGGATACATCACTTTCGAAATAGACAGCATTGATATAAGTGAAAAAAAAACAAATTACAATCTAGGTAAAATTGTATTGCAACCAGATCAGAAGCTGTTGAAAGAAGCTGTTGTTGAAGGCGAAGTGAGTTTGATTGAAAATAAGATTGACAAAATAGTTTTCAATGCATCAAAAGATATAACCACCAAAGGAGGCAATGCAGGCGATGTACTTAAAAAAGTGCCCATGGTATCGGTAGACCTCGAAGGCAATGTAATGTTGCGTGGCACCACTAACATACGCGTGCTTATAAATAATAAGCCATCTTCTATTATGGCATCAAGTGTAGCAGATGCTATGAAAATGATACCGGCAGATGAAATTGATAAGGTGGAAGTGATAACTAATCCGTCTGCTAAGTATGATGCCGAAGGCACAGGAGGAATTATTAATATAATCACCAAGAAGAAAAACATGGAAGGCCTGAGTGGCTCATTTAATCTTGGCCTGGGAACTCGTTCCAGCAATTTATTTTCGAACCTTAATTATCGTAAGGGCCGCGTTGGAGTTGGTGGAGGAATTGGAGGATTTGGATATTTTGGATTGGGAAACAGTGTAGCCCTTAGGCAAAACGAAACTCCCGCAGGCGATTTTTATCTAAAACAAACAGGGGATAATCAAAACACCGGTGCCGGCCCTTTTGCTCAATTAAATTTTGATATAGACCTGAGTTCGCGAAATTCTATCGCCATCAATTCACGTTTGAATAATTTTTTTAATTGGTCGAACACACAAGTTGGCAATTTTGCTTCGGCCAACAATGAGAGCTTTGCTTTCCTTTTTGATAGAGACACACGCAACAAAACCCGGTCCATCGGTTTGGATGTTAGTGTCGACTATAAGCGTAGCTTTAAAAATCCCGATAAGGAATTTTCTATCAGTGGACAGGTTACCAATAACAACCGTAATGTTGGTTACGATGCACAACAGTTTAACAATGCTAACACATTGACCTTGGACGAAACCAGTTTGAATAAAGCAGTGAACCGCGAGTACACCTTGCAAGCGGACTATGTATTGCCCATAAACAAGAAAATTGAATTTGAAACCGGGGCCAAAGGTATTCGTAGAAATGTGAACAGCGAGTTTGATTTTGAGTTATTTGATTTTGTAACACAACAGTATAACTATGATAGTATACGTAGCAATAAGTTCGACTATGACCAGGATGTGCTTGCCGCATATGCACAGTCTTCATTTAAAATAAAAACCAAGTACGGCATAAAGGCCGGTGTGCGCTATGAGCGCACCATTATTAATGGTGATTTTAGCAGAAAGGACAATGTATTGTTCACACAGGATTATGACAATATAATTCCAAGCATAACAGTTAGCTATACCGGTAAAAAGAAAAACACGTTCAAGCTGAGCTATACCCAACGCATTCAACGGCCAAGTATGCAGTTTCTTAATCCATATGTAAATGATGCCGACCCTAAGAATATTTCGTATGGTAATCCGGCCCTCGATCCGGAGCTAAGTCATAGTTTCGAAACCGGCTACAATTTTTTTAAAGGGTTTAGTTCAATCAATACTTCGCTTTATCACAGACGTACCAACAATGCAATCGAAAATATTCGTTTTGTAAACTCGAACAATGCATTGGTAAGTACCTATGCCAACATTGGAAAAAACACTTCTACCGGTGCTACCATTGGCGGCAATTATATGTACCAAATGAAACTTATGATTGGTGGAAATTTCAACGTATTCTATTATACTGTTAAAAGCACCAATGATACGATTGACTTAACAAACGATGGAATAAATTATTCAATCAATTTCTTTGGTAGCTACACATTTAAAAACGGATGGGGGATACAAAGCTATTGTAACTTCAATGGTCCGCGGTACACCGTGCAGGGCAAGGCAACTTCATTCTTTTATTATAGCCTGGGCTCGCGCAAAGAATTTAAAAATAAAAAAGGAGGATGGGGAATTGGGCTCGATAATTTTGCAACACCCTTCATAAATTTTAAGAGCGAATATAACGACCCACGCTTTACAAGTACAAGCAACAATCGCATCTTATTTTTAGGAATTCGATTTAGCGTTGATTATCGTTTTGGTAAGATGGAATTTAAAAACAACGATAAGAAAAAGAAAATTAAAAACGATGACTTAAAACAGGGTGAAGGCGATGGAATGAGGTAA
- a CDS encoding GNAT family N-acetyltransferase produces the protein MEPTYIVRVTASEMEELLLLSHTTFKEAFAWGNTDANLQHYLNYNLSITKLTEELKNQESEFYFAKTNNRISGYLKINFAKAQTELPLGGGIEIERIYVLQQYHGKGIAQLLYQTALQRATELNAAFIWLGVWEKNMRAISFYKKLGFVEFDTHIFHLGDDAQLDIMMRKILK, from the coding sequence ATGGAGCCAACGTATATAGTAAGGGTTACTGCTTCCGAAATGGAAGAGCTTTTGCTGCTAAGCCATACCACTTTCAAAGAAGCCTTTGCCTGGGGAAATACAGATGCCAACCTACAACATTACCTGAATTATAATTTAAGCATTACTAAACTTACCGAAGAGTTAAAAAATCAGGAAAGCGAATTTTATTTTGCCAAGACAAACAATCGCATTTCGGGTTACTTGAAAATAAATTTTGCCAAGGCACAAACAGAATTGCCTCTAGGTGGCGGAATCGAAATAGAACGCATTTATGTACTTCAACAATATCATGGCAAGGGTATTGCCCAGTTGCTTTATCAAACGGCATTACAACGCGCTACAGAATTAAATGCAGCGTTTATATGGTTGGGCGTTTGGGAAAAAAATATGCGCGCCATTAGTTTTTATAAGAAGCTTGGATTTGTAGAATTTGACACTCACATTTTCCATCTTGGCGATGATGCACAATTGGATATCATGATGCGCAAAATTTTGAAGTAA
- a CDS encoding YebC/PmpR family DNA-binding transcriptional regulator has product MGRVFEKRKHKIFARNAKLSKTFTRIGKEISMAVKSAGPNPENNPRLKQAMQNAKGSSMPKDRIEAAIKRASNKDLSDYEEALYEGFAPHGVALLIETATDNTTRTVANMRMYFNRGEGSLGNSGSVSFLFERKGLFKFPKNNLNLEDLELELIDSGLLDIIEDDGNVFLYSSFEDFGTMSKALEERGIETTSAELVREPLNTVEVTEEQAEQVQALCDKIEEDEDVQNVFHNMA; this is encoded by the coding sequence ATGGGACGCGTATTTGAAAAACGTAAACACAAGATATTTGCTCGCAATGCAAAGTTGAGCAAGACTTTTACTCGCATAGGGAAAGAAATTTCGATGGCAGTAAAATCGGCTGGACCAAACCCTGAAAATAACCCGCGTTTAAAGCAGGCTATGCAAAATGCAAAAGGCTCAAGCATGCCCAAAGACCGTATAGAAGCTGCTATCAAGCGTGCATCAAATAAAGATCTTAGCGATTACGAAGAGGCACTTTATGAAGGCTTTGCCCCTCATGGAGTTGCGCTATTAATAGAAACCGCCACAGATAACACCACACGTACGGTAGCTAATATGCGCATGTATTTTAATCGTGGCGAAGGAAGTCTGGGCAACAGCGGTAGTGTTTCTTTTCTGTTTGAAAGAAAAGGGCTTTTCAAATTCCCGAAAAACAATCTTAACCTTGAAGATCTCGAACTTGAGCTAATAGATAGCGGGTTACTTGATATTATAGAAGATGATGGAAACGTTTTTCTCTATTCTTCATTTGAAGACTTTGGCACCATGAGCAAAGCACTTGAAGAGCGTGGTATTGAAACCACCAGTGCCGAACTAGTGCGCGAACCTTTAAATACAGTGGAAGTTACCGAGGAGCAAGCCGAACAAGTGCAGGCCTTGTGCGATAAGATTGAAGAAGATGAGGATGTGCAAAATGTGTTTCATAATATGGCATAG